In one window of Hevea brasiliensis isolate MT/VB/25A 57/8 chromosome 10, ASM3005281v1, whole genome shotgun sequence DNA:
- the LOC110646843 gene encoding pentatricopeptide repeat-containing protein At5g39350-like gives MYYSFNSKVFKFLHFLPLCKKANHLKYLTSLLVLHGLIEHKGLLGQLLKACFHLGAFDIALSTFNTIRKPSVFLRKLVIRGLSNHGLHEHVLSVYLNCRVSGCPSDHFTFPFVIKACSALGAFGIGKEIHCVVLRTGYGQNVVIQTALIDFYAKNGNLRTARALIDRIPQPDLVSWNALLAGYSFLGYEHKSLEIFKHIFSVGLKPNLSTLASVIPVCSRSGCLDIGKSLHCFAVKSGYLVNDFLVPALISMYASDMHLSAARNLFDFVPEKNVAVWNAIISAYVQKQMPFKAFEIFQKMLHSDVQPNSVTFVSIIPSCEIVNSIWFCESFHACVIKRGSENHVSVLTALVSEYAKLGHISKAKFIFEWIPNRNILSWNVMVSGHVHNGLWEASLETFCEMQLRGFIPDAVSLVSVLSACSKLEAVLLGKSAHAFSIRKGINSNLSVSNALLAFYSDCNQLAFSFKLFFTMDSWNSVSWNTIISGCVHTGEFRKAAELLHQLQEKGLALDLVTLISILPMYCDSENLGQGTTLHGYAIKNGFASDISLVNALISMYCKCGDLDAGRLLFEDMPKRCVVSWNALIGGIRHHSLKNEVLIFFRRMIKEGQRPNCVTLLNLLPVCCSQLQGKSIHAFAIRTGILQETHLLTCLISMYARFSNVNLSLLLFEMNTKRDVSLWNAILSVHIQTKHTEKAIAFFCDLLLMGLQPDYITVLSLISAYAQLNSLKLAHSVMAYVIRKGFDKDVVISNALIDLYARCGSIFAARKIFEGLPVKDSVSWSVMINGFGLHGNGRAALELFSEMQFSGVRADDITFSSILSACSHAGLVKQGWLVFNSMLEQGISPKMEHYACMVDLLGRTGNTKEAYGVVEKLPCKPSISLLESLLGACKIHGDVEVAEKICGMLFEMEPENSETYVMLSNIYAAAGRWVDANRVRSGMEGRQLRKEAGFSFLTVG, from the coding sequence ATGTACTATTCATTCAATTCCAAAGTCTTCAAATTCCTCCATTTCTTACCTCTCTGCAAAAAAGCCAATCACCTCAAGTATCTCACGTCTCTTCTTGTCTTGCATGGTCTAATTGAACACAAGGGTCTACTAGGACAGCTTTTAAAGGCTTGTTTTCATCTGGGTGCTTTTGATATAGCTCTCTCAACCTTCAATACTATCAGAAAACCAAGCGTCTTCCTGCGAAAATTGGTGATTAGGGGTCTTAGCAATCATGGATTACACGAACATGTCCTGTCTGTGTATTTGAACTGTCGGGTTTCTGGTTGCCCATCTGATCATTTTACGTTTCCTTTTGTGATAAAGGCGTGTTCGGCTCTTGGTGCTTTTGGGATAGGAAAAGAGATTCACTGTGTTGTTTTGAGAACTGGGTACGGCCAAAATGTGGTTATCCAGACTGCTTTGATTGATTTTTATGCAAAGAATGGCAACTTAAGGACTGCACGTGCACTGATTGATAGAATTCCGCAACCAGACTTGGTTTCTTGGAATGCTTTGCTTGCTGGTTATTCTTTTCTTGGGTATGAACATAAATCCTTAGAGATTTTCAAGCATATCTTTTCAGTGGGTTTAAAGCCCAATTTGAGCACTCTGGCTAGTGTAATTCCAGTTTGCAGCCGTTCAGGATGTTTGGATATTGGAAAATCTCTCCATTGCTTTGCTGTTAAGTCTGGATATCTTGTGAATGATTTTCTGGTGCCTGCTTTAATTTCAATGTATGCTAGTGATATGCATTTGTCTGCTGCTAGAAACTTGTTCGATTTTGTGCCAGAGAAGAATGTAGCTGTTTGGAATGCTATTATTTCAGCTTATGTGCAAAAGCAGATGCCTTTTAAAGCATTTGAGATTTTTCAAAAAATGCTCCATTCAGATGTACAGCCTAATTCAGTCACTTTTGTGTCAATTATTCCTTCTTGTGAGATCGTCAATAGTATCTGGTTTTGTGAATCCTTTCATGCTTGTGTTATAAAACGTGGATCAGAAAATCATGTTTCTGTGTTAACAGCCCTTGTGTCCGAGTATGCCAAGCTTGGGCATATCAGTAAAGCGAAATTTATTTTTGAGTGGATCCCTAATAGAAACATCTTATCATGGAATGTGATGGTTTCTGGACATGTGCATAATGGACTGTGGGAAGCAAGTTTGGAAACCTTTTGTGAAATGCAATTGCGTGGATTTATTCCAGATGCAGTGTCTCTAGTTAGCGTCCTTTCTGCTTGCTCCAAACTGGAGGCCGTTTTACTTGGTAAGTCTGCCCACGCATTTAGCATTAGAAAGGGAATCAACTCAAACCTAAGTGTGTCAAATGCACTCCTGGCATTTTACTCTGATTGTAATCAGCTTGCCTTTTCTTTTAAGCTGTTTTTCACGATGGATAGCTGGAATTCTGTATCATGGAACACTATAATATCTGGGTGTGTACACACTGGAGAATTCAGAAAGGCAGCTGAACTTCTTCATCAGCTGCAGGAAAAGGGCCTGGCATTGGATTTAGTTACCCTGATAAGCATTCTCCCTATGTATTGTGACTCTGAAAATTTGGGTCAAGGGACGACGCTTCATGGTTATGCTATCAAAAATGGGTTTGCCTCTGACATTTCTTTAGTAAATGCACTTATTAGCATGTATTGTAAGTGTGGAGATCTAGATGCTGGAAGATTACTTTTTGAAGATATGCCCAAAAGGTGTGTGGTATCCTGGAATGCCCTAATTGGTGGTATTCGACATCACAGTCTCAAGAATGAGGTTTTGATCTTCTTTAGACGAATGATAAAGGAGGGTCAGAGACCAAATTGTGTAACATTGCTAAATTTATTGCCTGTATGCTGCAGCCAACTCCAAGGTAAGTCTATCCATGCTTTTGCAATCagaacgggaattttacaagaaACTCATCTCCTTACATGTCTGATATCCATGTATGCTAGATTTTCAAATGTGAATTTATCTCTTTTACTATTTGAAATGAATACAAAGAGAGACGTATCTTTGTGGAATGCCATTCTTTCTGTGCATATCCAAACAAAGCATACTGAAAAAGCAATTGCCTTCTTCTGTGATTTGCTTCTAATGGGCTTGCAACCTGACTATATCACAGTTCTAAGTTTAATTTCAGCATATGCTCAACTAAATAGCCTGAAACTTGCTCATTCTGTAATGGCGTACGTGATACGCAAAGGATTTGACAAAGATGTGGTCATCAGCAATGCCCTTATAGATTTATATGCAAGATGTGGAAGCATTTTTGCTGCTAGAAAGATATTTGAGGGCTTGCCTGTAAAGGATTCTGTCTCTTGGAGTGTGATGATTAATGGGTTTGGTCTACATGGGAATGGTCGAGCTGCCCTTGAACTTTTCTCTGAGATGCAATTTTCAGGGGTAAGAGCTGATGATATAACTTTTTCAAGTATTTTATCAGCTTGCAGTCATGCTGGTTTAGTTAAGCAAGGTTGGCTAGTCTTCAACTCCATGTTAGAACAGGGAATATCGCCAAAAATGGAGCACTATGCCTGCATGGTGGACCTACTTGGGAGAACAGGTAACACGAAAGAGGCTTATGGTGTTGTTGAGAAGCTACCTTGTAAACCTTCAATTAGCCTACTGGAATCCCTGTTGGGTGCTTGTAAAATCCACGGGGATGTTGAAGTCGCAGAGAAAATCTGTGGGATGCTCTTCGAGATGGAACCAGAAAATTCAGAAACGTATGTGATGCTTTCCAATATATATGCAGCAGCTGGACGTTGGGTAGATGCCAATAGAGTGAGGTCTGGTATGGAAGGAAGACAACTGAGAAAGGAAGCTGGTTTTAGTTTTCTAACTGTGGGATGA